Part of the Brassica oleracea var. oleracea cultivar TO1000 chromosome C8, BOL, whole genome shotgun sequence genome is shown below.
TCCGGATCGTGCTTGTAACCTCGCTAAAACGGTAAAACTAATTTTTGACCAACATTTCTTTGGATAATCAAGAAAAGTAAGTGTTGTTCTTGTTTCTCTGTTTGGGGGTGTATGGTTTTAGGCTTTTGATGCTGCCATTGCTGAGTTAGACACGCTAGGGGAAGAGTCGTACAAGGATAGCACTTTGATCATGCAGCTTCTACGTGACAACCTCACTCTCTGGACATCCGACATGCAGGTTTGCTTATCCTCTCCCTCTCTCTCTCTCTCTTTTACACATTGTAACGGTTGTAGTAATCATTGCGTATTTATTTTGTTGGTGTGGATCAGGATGAAGCTGCAGATGAGATCAAGGAAGCAACGCCTCCAAAGCCAACAGAGGAGCAGAAATGATATGAATCTTTTGTTAGGGATTGAATGAAACCATCTTTCTTCGTCAATAGTTGTGTCTAATCAAAGAGGTGTGTGTCCCTCTCTCTTTCTTTCCTTGGTGAAGTTACACTCTCCTTTTGTTTTTTACCCTTTTGGATCGATTTCGATTTCGATCATGAAAGTTTCTTTTCATGTGATTTAGGAAATAAATAACAATTTTTCAAGCAGAATTAACGATGTTTATCAAATCTTCTGTTTATAAAAAGAAAAGTAGTCTTTTGTTGAAGCAAATGAGATGACTATGTCAATTAGAAAAATGGAGATAAAAAACACAAAAAGAAGCAAAAGTTACAAAAACCTCCCTCCTTTTATCTTAATCATTTAAACCAAAAACAACAACGAAAGGGAAAAACAAGAAACGCTAAACGCTCCGATAGCTGAGAAGGCTTTATGACGGTATAGTCCCGAAACCATGATAATATGGCCAACCTACACTACCGCAAGGTAAAGCCGCAGGAACAAGGGGTGGAATGTTGTGAGAATTAGACCAGCTAAATAGACTTTCGGAGGGCAAATACCCCGGAACTAGTGGTACCATGTTTTCAGATCCTTGACCATTCGGATAACTGGGCCAGTATGGATTCCAAGATGGTAATGTCGCCGGAACAGGTCCTGGAATGTTCTCAGATCAGTGGAATATTCTCAAAATCGAAAAGCATTCTGATAGTTAAAGCGAATTTAGTAAATTACCATATGCATTCGGATAAAGACTTCGCGTTGCTGGGATGTTTCCTGATCGTAAACCATGTGCAGAACCGGTCCTATTCAGACTTTCCGAAGGTGAAGTCGTCGGCTGTGGCAGTGGAGTTTGCTCCGATCGTAAACAATGCGAAAAGTTGGGCCAGTTTAGATTATCCGAAAGTAAAGTTCTCGGAAATGGTGCCGAATCGTTCAGAGCATTAGGGCAGTCTAGAATATCGTACGATGAACTCACCGGAACTTGTGGTGGAACGTTCTCCGGTTGTTGCTCCTCGTCAATAGTTATGAACGGTTCATCGAAGGGAGACCATGCCGAGAAATCTTCCATGTTCGAATCGTCTTGGGTCATACGGTTCTCAAAGGCAGCCACCGGAGCTTTCATCGACTCTTCTTCTAGCGACGGTGGCGAAGGTGGTGATGTTTCAAATGTTGAGGTGCTCAGGGCGTTGTTCCTAGTCAAAGCCGCAGGGTAACCATAAAGTAAAGGGGTAATACCATCGCCATTTCGGCTGATGGGCTGAGTTTAGCTAACCTGAGCCAGTGGCTGATGACGGAGGCTATTCAGACCCCGAGAGAATGGAGTAGTGCCACAGAGTATCAGAGCCTTGGCCTTGAATCCAGCTCCGTTGGCCCTGTCCATGTACGCGGCACGGCTCTCGTAAATCGGCTTCTTGTTTTTCCCCATTGCCATCTTTCTCTCTTTGTATTTTATTTTATTTTTCTTGCGTTTAATCTCATGAAATTACCAGACATAAATAACAAATGTTTTCATGTTTAGTCAGGGTCCAATTAATTAGATTCCTAAAACACACTTGTTTTTTTTTATGTGTTCTTTAGGTTTGGCAACCAAATTATGTTTTATGTTTATTCCTTTTACTTAATTCTACATTTAATGTTCCAACTCATTAGTTAGATTTCCAAAAAAGACTCTCGGTGTGTATATGTGATATAGGAGGTTTAGCAAACAAATTATGGTTCTCTAGTTTTTATCTTTTAACTGAATTTGAATTAAGAATTTAACCGCCCACAATTTAATTTATCATTTAATAGTCATGTTACATTTTTGTGATTAAATATATACTAAATCTTATAAATTCGTTTTTAATTCTGATGTTCAAATTATTAATTAGATTACTAAAAGCAGATGTTAGAAAAAAAGATTACTGAAAACACTTTTG
Proteins encoded:
- the LOC106308999 gene encoding uncharacterized protein LOC106308999, with the translated sequence MKAPVAAFENRMTQDDSNMEDFSAWSPFDEPFITIDEEQQPENVPPQVPVSSSYDILDCPNALNDSAPFPRTLLSDNLNWPNFSHCLRSEQTPLPQPTTSPSESLNRTGSAHGLRSGNIPATRSLYPNAYGPVPATLPSWNPYWPSYPNGQGSENMVPLVPGYLPSESLFSWSNSHNIPPLVPAALPCGSVGWPYYHGFGTIPS